One stretch of Serinicoccus hydrothermalis DNA includes these proteins:
- a CDS encoding restriction endonuclease subunit S: MGALAADGVLSYSDGYRTKRGEHGQPGYRILRVADVADGVVSPAGSDYVSRDRVGQIREKLARANDVILTTKGTVGRVAIVPNLEEELVYSPQLCYFRVIDDDRIDRRWLSYWFRSEDFLRQASHRANNTDMAAYINLTDIGSLDLPDVPVEEQRAIAEVLGALDDKIAANRQCESGIDELVRALYVGAVEKSAVPRPFFDVLEVDFGESFKGEHFSEPGHGRPLLRIRDLRTFECQTWTTESRPRETLVLPGDVLVGMDGEFRAKYWLGEPSLLNQRVCRVRGRGVGNALVYELLRAPLTRIERSKTGTTVIHLNKSDLAQATVMLPEGEALATFESRAEPLARLRVAKAQERKTLSRARDALLPLLMSGKVTIQDAGSRSRRSCDGA, translated from the coding sequence ATGGGTGCGCTTGCAGCCGATGGAGTGCTCTCTTATAGCGACGGCTACCGCACGAAGCGGGGGGAGCACGGTCAGCCCGGTTACCGGATTCTCCGTGTGGCGGACGTTGCGGATGGAGTTGTCTCACCAGCCGGATCCGACTACGTATCGAGGGACCGCGTGGGCCAGATCCGCGAGAAGCTCGCCCGAGCCAATGACGTGATTCTCACGACGAAGGGCACCGTAGGCAGAGTCGCCATAGTGCCGAACCTTGAGGAGGAACTTGTCTACAGCCCTCAGCTTTGCTATTTCCGGGTGATCGACGACGACCGGATCGATCGGCGTTGGTTGAGCTATTGGTTCCGCAGTGAGGATTTCCTGCGCCAAGCCTCACATCGTGCCAACAACACCGATATGGCCGCCTACATCAACCTGACCGATATCGGATCACTGGATCTACCAGATGTGCCTGTGGAAGAGCAGCGGGCGATCGCGGAGGTGCTAGGGGCGCTCGACGACAAGATCGCAGCTAATCGACAGTGCGAGTCCGGCATCGATGAGTTAGTACGCGCGCTTTATGTTGGTGCAGTTGAGAAATCAGCAGTGCCGCGTCCCTTTTTCGACGTTCTTGAAGTGGACTTCGGCGAGTCGTTCAAAGGAGAACATTTCTCGGAACCGGGTCATGGCCGGCCACTCCTTCGAATCCGTGATCTGCGGACCTTTGAGTGTCAGACTTGGACGACCGAGTCGCGCCCAAGGGAGACTCTGGTTCTGCCGGGCGACGTGTTGGTGGGTATGGATGGGGAGTTTCGGGCCAAGTACTGGCTGGGGGAGCCATCGCTGCTCAACCAGCGAGTCTGCCGCGTTCGTGGTCGCGGAGTGGGAAATGCCCTGGTGTACGAGCTGCTAAGGGCACCTCTGACTCGGATCGAGCGGTCCAAGACCGGTACGACCGTCATCCACTTGAACAAGTCAGACCTCGCGCAAGCAACAGTCATGCTGCCGGAAGGCGAAGCGCTTGCGACCTTCGAGAGCCGGGCCGAGCCGCTGGCACGACTCCGAGTCGCGAAAGCGCAGGAGCGCAAGACCTTGAGTCGGGCACGCGACGCGCTGCTTCCGCTGCTCATGTCGGGCAAGGTCACGATCCAGGACGCGGGAAGCAGGTCGAGGAGGTCGTGTGATGGGGCATGA
- a CDS encoding type I restriction endonuclease subunit R, which yields MGHEMGFNEDAWEQVALETLAEYEWKPLSGVDIAPGSGERQTWDDPVIQPRLQQALARLNPDVPTQHLQQAMADLLAPKSQDAITENHRIHGYLVHGYRGISYVDTDGSEQNPTIRLVSHDPAQNDYLAVNQVTVRVGDHQRRFDVVLYLNGLPVAIVELKKGGNHRVGVANAHAQLETYLRELPMAFRFCVLTVASDGVAARYGTPFTPLNHFSPWNVDDEGQPVRPEEGKEGYLSTGIEQLIAGIFNVERFGHLLRDFTAFDNDSDTGLAKRIAKPHQYFAVTKAVGSTIDAVRSNGKAGVVWHTQGSGKSMEMELYTAKVLTHPALLNPTVVVITDRKELDGQLFEGFKRSDLLPEEPVTIKTRTQLRDELTSRVTGGVLFTTLQKFGRSQAERESGIDHPLLSDRRNVIVIVDEAHRSHYDDLDGYARHLKDALPNATLIAFTGTPVSFEDRNTRDVFGDYIDVYDLSRAVADEATVPVLFEARLIQMGLADQVSEEDIDRAADEASTGVDLAERERLEKSVAVINAVYGAPARLQALAADIVTHWEQRRDQMAQFIEAPGKSMVVGATRHICAALYDEIIALRPDWHSDDLEKGIIKVVYSGDAQDPEHIARHVRRESENATIKERLRQVDDELQIVIVKDMMLTGYDSQPLHTLYLDRPLKGALLMQTLARVNRTFRGKQDGLLVAYAPLAENLNKALAEYSAEDQSGRPMGRDIDEAAALSETLVAQLRELCAGYAWRDKIDPTVRRSWMDAALGLANHLRSPHTPGNDVPEGEQTLADRYRALSGQLARAWAVSSGSQALEHLRGDILFFQETRVYMAKMDAEARQAAGEPIPEEIQRLLSDIVAASTATGEIVDIYEAAGIPRPSLADLDQSFVAQVQQAEHPHLAIEALRAMLTAESTRVSRHNLVRQRAFSERITELMNRYTNQQLTSAEVIAELIALAKEVAAEADRGQTFDPALSEDELAFYDAVAQNESAVELMGDDVLAAIARELLGVMQRDVKTDWTVRDDVRAKLRSSIKRLLVLHRYPPDRQLEAIRLVIDQMEAMAPRYAERKAS from the coding sequence ATGGGGCATGAGATGGGGTTCAACGAGGACGCCTGGGAGCAGGTAGCGCTGGAGACGTTGGCGGAGTACGAGTGGAAGCCTCTGTCCGGTGTGGACATCGCTCCCGGTTCTGGGGAGCGGCAGACCTGGGACGACCCGGTCATCCAGCCGCGCCTGCAGCAGGCGCTGGCGCGGCTCAACCCGGACGTGCCGACGCAGCACCTGCAGCAGGCGATGGCCGACCTCCTGGCCCCGAAGTCGCAGGACGCGATCACCGAGAACCATCGCATCCACGGCTACCTCGTCCACGGCTACCGCGGGATCTCCTACGTCGACACCGACGGTTCGGAGCAGAACCCGACGATCCGCCTGGTCAGCCACGACCCCGCCCAGAACGACTACCTCGCGGTCAACCAGGTCACCGTCCGCGTGGGCGACCACCAGCGGCGCTTCGACGTCGTCCTTTACCTCAACGGTCTGCCCGTCGCGATCGTCGAGCTGAAGAAGGGGGGCAACCACCGCGTCGGAGTCGCGAACGCCCATGCCCAGCTGGAGACATACCTCCGCGAGCTCCCGATGGCCTTCCGGTTCTGCGTGCTCACCGTCGCCAGCGACGGCGTGGCCGCCCGCTACGGCACGCCGTTCACGCCGCTCAACCACTTCTCGCCGTGGAACGTCGACGACGAGGGGCAGCCGGTGCGTCCGGAGGAAGGGAAGGAGGGCTATCTCTCGACGGGGATCGAGCAGCTCATCGCTGGGATCTTCAACGTCGAGCGGTTCGGCCACCTGCTGCGCGACTTCACCGCCTTCGACAACGACAGCGATACCGGGCTGGCGAAGCGGATCGCCAAGCCGCACCAGTACTTCGCCGTCACCAAGGCGGTGGGCAGCACCATCGACGCGGTCCGCAGCAATGGCAAGGCCGGCGTCGTCTGGCACACCCAGGGCTCGGGCAAGTCGATGGAGATGGAGCTCTACACCGCCAAGGTGCTCACCCACCCTGCGCTGCTCAACCCGACGGTCGTCGTCATCACCGACCGCAAGGAGCTCGACGGGCAGCTTTTCGAGGGGTTCAAGCGCAGCGACCTGCTGCCGGAGGAGCCCGTGACGATCAAGACCCGCACCCAGCTGCGCGACGAGCTCACCAGCCGCGTCACCGGGGGAGTTCTCTTCACCACGCTGCAGAAGTTCGGGCGTAGCCAGGCCGAGCGCGAGTCCGGGATCGACCACCCGCTGCTCTCCGACCGCCGCAACGTCATCGTCATCGTCGACGAGGCGCACCGCAGCCACTACGACGACCTCGACGGGTATGCCCGCCACCTCAAGGACGCCCTGCCCAACGCCACGCTCATCGCCTTCACCGGCACCCCGGTCTCGTTCGAGGACCGCAACACCCGGGACGTCTTCGGTGACTACATCGACGTCTACGACCTCAGCCGGGCCGTCGCCGACGAGGCCACCGTGCCCGTGCTCTTCGAGGCACGCCTCATCCAGATGGGCCTCGCCGATCAGGTGAGCGAGGAGGACATCGACAGAGCCGCCGACGAGGCCAGCACCGGAGTCGACCTGGCCGAGCGGGAGAGGCTGGAGAAGAGCGTGGCCGTCATCAACGCCGTGTATGGCGCACCTGCCCGCCTCCAGGCTCTCGCCGCGGACATCGTGACCCACTGGGAGCAGCGGCGCGACCAGATGGCCCAGTTCATCGAGGCGCCGGGCAAGTCGATGGTCGTCGGGGCGACCCGGCACATCTGCGCTGCGCTCTACGACGAGATCATCGCCCTGCGGCCGGATTGGCACAGCGACGACCTGGAGAAGGGGATCATCAAGGTCGTTTACAGCGGGGACGCGCAGGACCCCGAGCACATCGCCCGGCACGTGCGACGGGAGTCGGAGAACGCCACGATCAAGGAGCGGCTGCGCCAGGTCGACGACGAGCTCCAGATCGTCATCGTCAAGGACATGATGCTCACCGGCTACGACTCCCAGCCGCTGCACACGCTCTATCTCGACCGTCCATTGAAGGGGGCACTGCTCATGCAGACCCTGGCCCGGGTCAACCGGACGTTCCGGGGCAAGCAGGACGGGCTCCTCGTCGCCTACGCCCCGCTGGCGGAGAACCTCAACAAGGCCCTGGCCGAGTATTCCGCCGAGGACCAGAGCGGCAGGCCGATGGGCAGGGACATCGACGAGGCGGCGGCGCTCTCGGAGACCTTGGTCGCGCAGCTGCGTGAGCTCTGTGCCGGATACGCCTGGCGGGACAAGATCGACCCGACAGTGCGCCGATCCTGGATGGATGCGGCTCTGGGCCTGGCGAACCACCTGCGCTCGCCGCATACCCCCGGCAATGACGTGCCCGAGGGAGAGCAGACCCTCGCCGACCGCTACCGCGCGCTCAGCGGGCAGTTGGCACGGGCGTGGGCGGTCAGCTCAGGGAGCCAGGCGCTGGAGCACCTGCGCGGGGACATCCTGTTCTTCCAGGAGACCAGGGTCTACATGGCCAAGATGGACGCCGAGGCGCGACAGGCGGCGGGAGAACCGATCCCGGAGGAGATCCAGCGGCTGCTCAGCGACATCGTCGCCGCCTCGACCGCCACGGGTGAGATCGTCGACATCTACGAGGCGGCGGGCATACCGAGACCGAGCCTGGCCGACCTCGACCAGTCCTTCGTCGCGCAGGTGCAGCAGGCCGAGCACCCGCATCTGGCGATCGAGGCGCTGAGGGCGATGCTGACCGCGGAGTCGACGCGGGTGAGCCGCCACAACCTGGTGCGGCAGCGCGCCTTCTCCGAACGGATTACCGAGCTGATGAACCGCTACACCAACCAGCAGCTCACGTCCGCCGAGGTGATCGCCGAACTCATCGCCCTGGCCAAGGAGGTGGCTGCCGAGGCGGACCGTGGGCAGACCTTCGACCCGGCCCTGTCCGAGGATGAGCTGGCGTTCTACGACGCCGTGGCCCAGAACGAGTCGGCGGTCGAGCTGATGGGGGACGACGTGCTCGCCGCCATCGCGCGAGAGCTCCTGGGCGTCATGCAGCGGGACGTCAAGACGGACTGGACGGTCCGTGACGACGTGCGGGCCAAGCTGCGCTCTTCGATCAAGCGCCTGCTGGTGCTCCATCGGTACCCGCCGGACCGGCAGCTCGAAGCCATCCGGCTCGTCATCGACCAGATGGAGGCCATGGCGCCCCGGTATGCCGAGAGGAAGGCGTCATGA
- a CDS encoding ImmA/IrrE family metallo-endopeptidase, which yields MTRQELPLQWPGQLPFDEDDPAAGPTLEEAKASIQYLIDQALDHGSSKDLVDMLRQVARFKQYSPTNAMYAQLQMPGARYVLPPQTWEQRYRRRIVPGAQPIVILRPFAPLMFVYDVTQTEPLEDAPTLPGAIEAPYRMPAMVGVDQALEGIGRGAPRDFVRVSYVPQGSQQAGCAMPADGEQAQSVQVKWRPKPVVEAVPVHYDIVVNGHLSPTERLVTLAHELGHVYCGHIGTQDERRWPRRVSVSTESAEIEAEAVALLVAERLDQHVQMPPHLYQYVQRGLPLPMVDVQRVMTAAGRVLTIADGRPPPVPAERKPGTQR from the coding sequence ATGACCCGTCAGGAGCTGCCGCTGCAGTGGCCGGGGCAGCTGCCCTTCGACGAGGACGACCCAGCCGCCGGTCCGACCCTGGAGGAGGCAAAAGCCTCGATCCAGTACCTCATCGACCAGGCCCTGGACCACGGGTCCAGCAAGGACCTCGTCGACATGCTCCGCCAGGTGGCCCGGTTCAAGCAGTACAGCCCGACGAACGCGATGTACGCGCAGCTGCAGATGCCTGGAGCCAGGTATGTCCTGCCGCCGCAGACCTGGGAGCAGCGATACCGGCGCCGGATCGTCCCAGGTGCGCAGCCGATCGTGATCCTTCGGCCGTTTGCTCCCCTCATGTTCGTCTACGACGTCACGCAGACCGAGCCTTTGGAGGATGCGCCGACTCTCCCGGGGGCGATCGAGGCGCCCTACCGGATGCCCGCCATGGTCGGCGTGGATCAGGCACTCGAGGGAATTGGTCGTGGTGCACCACGGGACTTCGTCCGGGTGTCCTACGTGCCCCAGGGCTCGCAGCAAGCCGGATGCGCCATGCCCGCGGACGGGGAGCAGGCGCAGAGCGTCCAGGTGAAATGGCGGCCTAAGCCTGTGGTGGAGGCCGTCCCGGTGCACTACGACATCGTGGTCAACGGACATCTCAGCCCGACCGAACGCCTCGTCACGCTGGCCCACGAGCTGGGTCACGTCTACTGCGGGCACATCGGGACGCAGGACGAACGCCGATGGCCCCGGCGCGTCTCCGTCAGCACCGAGAGCGCGGAGATCGAGGCCGAGGCGGTCGCCCTGCTGGTGGCCGAACGACTGGACCAGCATGTGCAGATGCCTCCACATCTCTACCAGTACGTGCAGCGTGGCCTGCCGCTTCCAATGGTGGATGTGCAACGGGTCATGACGGCCGCCGGACGCGTCCTCACGATCGCAGACGGACGACCACCTCCAGTGCCGGCGGAGAGGAAACCTGGCACCCAACGCTAG
- a CDS encoding M91 family zinc metallopeptidase has product MSSVTVDDVWDLEAESGWLVDARGRLRSLATTLTDQATTVGTTRTDLAEHWEGARAESYLGYAPRLKSALDDAGTEAGAVERVLQQIDDDLDGAQNDLDSSYVRASGACSSASRSGGSVTFTWPDDEDQPDEIGTQQGRAQTVLSGLRDTLRARATSLDAIAQRALTIADAWAGPAEGTPDWDYPKDISYGVMQTTLGNTTTVTTGDLGDSIEVTVDPETGETVLRITHITETDCRVEEIRIPAGREVVINTGGGSDTITVPAGTDVDLRFSGGEGEDTVSAQEAEGDIEAFGGEGADTIELGSGSDTVHGGADDDYIDTGDGDDRVFGGLGNDILYGMGGDDVVSGGEGNDYLEGARGDDTLFAGDGDDIVSGGFGDDTGHGGRGDDTLYAGSGTDSFTGGQGTDKVTGEDHDTLDGEQRITIEIPSEEHYTRWLEFEVDGSDAFKERILADLQMMASSETGQEMLEAQGRHYDESGFLGIGKDKVTIREFDEQNGYASPDGYIVTINPDYQGSINNSTDPNGWTGKPPVVVLFHELGHINQFRSQGGGSGHWWDPDATAPDGTQGDWIRDENGQPLIERQNVGLPWDTDVVPEGNGEDYEFDLTENGFRDELGVPRREWY; this is encoded by the coding sequence ATGAGCAGCGTCACCGTCGATGACGTGTGGGACCTCGAGGCCGAGAGCGGCTGGCTCGTCGACGCGCGCGGGCGCCTGCGCTCCCTGGCGACCACCCTCACCGACCAGGCCACGACGGTCGGCACCACCCGGACGGACCTCGCCGAGCACTGGGAGGGAGCGCGGGCGGAGTCCTACCTCGGCTACGCCCCGCGGCTGAAGTCGGCCCTCGACGACGCCGGGACCGAGGCGGGAGCCGTCGAACGGGTGCTGCAGCAGATCGACGACGACCTCGACGGGGCGCAGAACGACCTCGACTCGAGCTACGTCCGGGCCAGCGGTGCCTGCTCCAGCGCCTCCCGCTCGGGCGGGTCGGTCACCTTCACCTGGCCCGACGACGAGGACCAGCCCGACGAGATCGGCACCCAGCAGGGTCGGGCGCAGACCGTCCTGAGCGGCCTGCGCGACACCCTGCGGGCGCGGGCCACGTCGCTGGACGCGATCGCGCAGCGTGCCCTGACGATCGCGGACGCGTGGGCCGGCCCCGCGGAGGGAACACCGGACTGGGACTACCCCAAGGACATCTCCTACGGCGTCATGCAGACGACGCTGGGCAACACGACCACGGTCACCACGGGTGACCTCGGGGACTCGATCGAGGTGACCGTCGACCCGGAGACCGGGGAGACGGTCCTGCGCATCACGCACATCACGGAGACCGACTGCCGCGTCGAGGAGATCCGCATACCCGCCGGACGTGAGGTCGTCATCAACACCGGCGGCGGGAGCGACACGATCACCGTGCCCGCCGGGACGGACGTGGACCTGCGCTTCTCCGGGGGTGAGGGCGAGGACACCGTGTCCGCCCAGGAGGCCGAGGGCGACATCGAGGCCTTCGGAGGGGAGGGTGCTGACACCATCGAGCTCGGCTCCGGCTCCGACACGGTGCACGGAGGGGCCGACGACGACTACATCGACACCGGCGACGGCGACGACCGGGTCTTCGGTGGCCTCGGCAACGACATCCTCTACGGCATGGGCGGCGACGACGTCGTCTCCGGCGGCGAGGGCAACGACTACCTCGAGGGGGCGCGCGGCGACGACACCCTCTTCGCCGGTGACGGGGACGATATCGTGTCCGGCGGCTTCGGGGACGACACCGGGCACGGCGGGCGCGGTGACGACACGCTGTATGCCGGGTCCGGCACCGACTCCTTCACCGGCGGCCAGGGCACCGACAAGGTCACGGGCGAGGACCACGACACCCTCGACGGCGAGCAGCGCATCACCATCGAGATCCCCTCCGAGGAGCACTACACCCGGTGGCTGGAGTTCGAGGTCGACGGCAGCGACGCCTTCAAGGAGCGGATCCTGGCCGACCTGCAGATGATGGCCTCCAGCGAGACCGGGCAGGAGATGCTCGAGGCGCAGGGGCGGCACTACGACGAGTCCGGCTTCCTCGGCATCGGCAAGGACAAGGTCACGATCCGGGAGTTCGACGAGCAGAACGGGTATGCCAGTCCGGACGGCTACATCGTGACCATCAACCCGGACTACCAGGGCAGCATCAACAACAGCACCGACCCGAACGGCTGGACCGGCAAACCCCCCGTCGTCGTGCTCTTCCACGAGCTGGGGCACATCAACCAGTTCCGTTCCCAGGGCGGCGGGTCGGGCCACTGGTGGGATCCGGACGCCACGGCTCCGGACGGAACCCAGGGAGACTGGATCCGGGACGAGAACGGCCAGCCGCTCATCGAGCGGCAGAACGTCGGCCTGCCTTGGGACACCGACGTGGTTCCCGAGGGGAACGGCGAAGACTACGAGTTCGACCTCACGGAGAACGGCTTCCGCGACGAGCTCGGCGTGCCGCGCCGCGAGTGGTACTGA
- a CDS encoding pyridoxal phosphate-dependent aminotransferase — protein sequence MGRVSEQTRISTRIGSIAESATLAVDAKAKALKAEGRPVIGFGAGEPDFPTPDYIVQAAVEACSDPVNHRYSPAGGLPALKAAIVAKTRRDSGYAVEPADVLVTNGGKQAVYNTFAALLDPGDEVILPTPYWTTYPEAIRLAGGVPVEVFAGADAEPGAYLVGVEQLEAARTEKTKALLFCSPSNPTGAVYPTEQVEAIGRWALEHGIWVVTDEIYEHLLYDGAQAPSMPVVVPELADTCVVLNGVAKTYAMTGWRVGWMIGPKDVIKAATNLQSHATSNVANVSQRAAIAALEGSLDAVEEMKVAFDRRRRLMVDMLNEIDGVECPVPQGAFYAYPSVEGVLGRTIRGRTPQTSVELAALILEEVEVAVVPGEAFGPSGYLRLSYALGDDDLKEGVGRIQALLAEAR from the coding sequence ATGGGCCGCGTGAGTGAGCAGACCCGCATCAGCACCCGCATCGGATCCATCGCCGAGTCCGCCACCCTGGCGGTCGACGCCAAGGCCAAGGCGCTCAAGGCCGAGGGGCGGCCGGTGATCGGCTTCGGCGCCGGCGAGCCCGACTTCCCCACCCCGGACTACATCGTCCAGGCGGCGGTGGAGGCCTGCTCCGACCCGGTCAACCACCGCTACTCCCCCGCCGGCGGCCTCCCGGCCCTCAAGGCCGCCATCGTGGCCAAGACCCGCCGCGACTCCGGGTATGCCGTGGAGCCGGCGGACGTGCTCGTCACCAACGGCGGCAAGCAGGCGGTCTACAACACCTTCGCCGCCCTGCTGGACCCGGGCGACGAGGTCATCCTGCCGACGCCCTACTGGACGACCTACCCCGAGGCGATCCGGCTGGCCGGGGGCGTCCCGGTCGAGGTCTTCGCCGGCGCGGACGCCGAGCCCGGGGCATACCTCGTCGGCGTGGAGCAGCTGGAGGCCGCGCGGACGGAGAAGACCAAGGCGCTGCTCTTCTGCTCCCCGTCGAACCCCACCGGCGCGGTCTACCCGACCGAGCAGGTCGAGGCGATCGGCCGGTGGGCGCTGGAGCACGGCATCTGGGTCGTCACCGACGAGATCTACGAGCACCTCCTCTACGACGGGGCGCAGGCGCCGTCGATGCCGGTGGTGGTGCCCGAGCTCGCCGACACCTGCGTGGTCCTCAACGGGGTCGCCAAGACCTACGCGATGACCGGCTGGCGGGTCGGCTGGATGATCGGGCCGAAGGACGTCATCAAGGCGGCCACCAACCTGCAGAGCCACGCCACGTCCAACGTCGCCAACGTCTCGCAGCGGGCCGCGATCGCGGCGCTGGAGGGATCGCTGGACGCGGTCGAGGAGATGAAGGTCGCCTTCGACCGGCGCCGCCGCCTCATGGTCGACATGCTCAACGAGATCGACGGCGTCGAGTGCCCGGTCCCCCAGGGCGCCTTCTACGCCTACCCCTCGGTCGAGGGGGTCCTGGGCCGGACCATCCGCGGCCGGACGCCGCAGACCTCGGTGGAGCTGGCCGCCCTCATCCTTGAGGAGGTCGAGGTCGCGGTGGTGCCGGGCGAGGCGTTCGGGCCCAGCGGCTACCTGCGGCTGTCGTATGCCCTCGGTGACGACGACCTCAAGGAGGGCGTCGGCCGCATCCAGGCGCTGCTCGCCGAGGCGCGCTGA
- the secE gene encoding preprotein translocase subunit SecE: MANPARDTDGAARHQAGDSQSGRPATFVEQVMAELRKVVQPTRNELITYTIVVFVFVLVMMAFVFGLDQLFQWLVGLVFGA; the protein is encoded by the coding sequence GTGGCGAATCCCGCCCGCGACACCGATGGTGCCGCCCGCCACCAGGCCGGCGACAGCCAGTCCGGTCGCCCGGCGACCTTCGTCGAGCAGGTCATGGCCGAGCTGCGCAAGGTCGTCCAGCCGACGCGCAACGAGCTCATCACCTACACGATCGTCGTGTTCGTCTTCGTGCTCGTGATGATGGCTTTCGTCTTCGGCCTGGACCAGCTGTTCCAGTGGCTGGTCGGTCTGGTCTTCGGGGCCTGA
- the nusG gene encoding transcription termination/antitermination protein NusG, translating into MSEQTPDHDEVTAEQSVQDADMEAAERHDGEPAADPVEEAVYGQDEQVSTDEDAPVAVETPEAEAELAEEAVEDAEEEAVDPLEEFTSVLRGKFGDWFVVHSYAGYENRVKHNLETRITSLNMEDYIFEVEVPMEEVTEIKNGQRKQVRRVRMPGYVLVRMELTDESWGAVRHTPGVTGFVGNAHQPVPLSIDEVVSMLAPVFDTPSPAAAAAAGTGGEGADTGTGRPAQPQVDFEVGESVTVMEGPFETLPATISEILPESNKLKVLVSIFGRETPVELAFNQVAKI; encoded by the coding sequence ATGTCCGAGCAGACCCCTGACCACGACGAGGTCACGGCAGAGCAGTCCGTGCAGGACGCCGACATGGAGGCCGCCGAGCGTCACGACGGCGAGCCCGCTGCCGACCCCGTGGAGGAGGCCGTCTACGGCCAGGACGAGCAGGTGAGCACGGACGAGGACGCTCCCGTCGCCGTGGAGACGCCCGAGGCCGAGGCCGAGCTGGCCGAGGAGGCGGTCGAGGACGCCGAGGAGGAGGCCGTCGACCCGCTCGAGGAGTTCACCTCCGTGCTGCGCGGCAAGTTCGGCGACTGGTTCGTCGTCCACTCCTACGCCGGCTACGAGAACCGGGTCAAGCACAACCTGGAGACCCGCATCACCAGCCTCAACATGGAGGACTACATCTTCGAGGTGGAGGTCCCCATGGAAGAGGTGACCGAGATCAAGAACGGCCAGCGCAAGCAGGTGCGCCGCGTGCGTATGCCCGGCTACGTGCTGGTCCGCATGGAGCTGACCGACGAGTCCTGGGGCGCCGTCCGGCACACCCCGGGCGTCACCGGCTTCGTCGGCAACGCGCACCAGCCGGTGCCGCTGTCGATCGACGAGGTCGTCTCGATGCTCGCCCCGGTCTTCGACACCCCGAGCCCGGCGGCCGCGGCCGCGGCGGGCACCGGCGGCGAGGGCGCCGACACCGGCACGGGTCGTCCGGCCCAGCCGCAGGTCGACTTCGAGGTCGGCGAGTCCGTCACGGTCATGGAGGGTCCGTTCGAGACCCTGCCCGCGACGATCTCCGAGATCCTGCCCGAGAGCAACAAGCTCAAGGTGCTCGTCTCGATCTTCGGCCGCGAGACCCCCGTCGAGCTGGCCTTCAACCAGGTCGCCAAGATCTGA
- the rplK gene encoding 50S ribosomal protein L11, with product MPPKKKVSGFIKLQIQAGAATPAPPVGPALGQHGVNIMEFVKAYNAATESQRGNVIPVEITVYEDRSFTFITKTPPAAELIKKAAGVGKGSGEPHKTKVGTLTDAQLTEIAEMKMADLNANDLDMAKRIIAGTARSMGITTS from the coding sequence ATGCCCCCCAAGAAGAAGGTCAGCGGCTTCATCAAGCTGCAGATCCAGGCCGGCGCCGCCACCCCGGCCCCGCCCGTCGGCCCCGCGCTGGGTCAGCACGGCGTCAACATCATGGAGTTCGTCAAGGCGTACAACGCCGCGACGGAGTCCCAGCGTGGCAACGTCATCCCGGTCGAGATCACGGTCTACGAGGACCGCTCGTTCACCTTCATCACCAAGACCCCGCCGGCCGCGGAGCTCATCAAGAAGGCCGCCGGTGTCGGCAAGGGCTCGGGCGAGCCGCACAAGACCAAGGTCGGCACGCTGACCGACGCCCAGCTCACCGAGATCGCCGAGATGAAGATGGCCGACCTCAACGCCAACGACCTCGACATGGCGAAGCGCATCATCGCGGGCACCGCCCGCTCGATGGGCATCACCACCAGCTGA
- the rplA gene encoding 50S ribosomal protein L1 — protein MKRSKAYRAAAEKLTEGSFYAPREAIRLAKETSPTKYDATVEVALRLGVDPRKADQLVRGTVNLPGGTGKTARVLVFANGDKAQAALDAGADYVGSDDMIEKVSGGWTDFDAVVATPDLMGKVGRLGKVLGPRGLMPNPKTGTVTMDTGKAVSDIKGGKIEFRVDKHSNLHFIIGKTSFDESTLADNYAAAIEEILRLKPASSKGRYVTKATMSTTMGPGIPMDPARVGSVLETVPAE, from the coding sequence ATGAAGCGCAGCAAGGCCTACCGCGCCGCCGCGGAGAAGCTCACCGAGGGGTCGTTCTACGCCCCCCGTGAGGCGATCCGCCTGGCCAAGGAGACCTCCCCCACGAAGTACGACGCGACCGTCGAGGTCGCCCTGCGCCTGGGCGTCGACCCGCGCAAGGCCGACCAGCTGGTCCGCGGCACCGTCAACCTGCCCGGCGGCACCGGCAAGACCGCCCGCGTCCTCGTCTTCGCCAACGGCGACAAGGCGCAGGCCGCGCTCGACGCCGGGGCGGACTACGTCGGCTCGGACGACATGATCGAGAAGGTGTCCGGCGGCTGGACCGACTTCGACGCCGTCGTCGCCACCCCGGACCTCATGGGCAAGGTCGGCCGGCTGGGCAAGGTGCTCGGCCCCCGCGGCCTCATGCCGAACCCGAAGACCGGGACCGTCACGATGGACACGGGCAAGGCCGTGTCCGACATCAAGGGCGGCAAGATCGAGTTCCGCGTGGACAAGCACAGCAACCTCCACTTCATCATCGGCAAGACCTCCTTCGACGAGTCGACCCTGGCCGACAACTACGCCGCGGCGATCGAGGAGATCCTGCGGCTGAAGCCGGCCAGCTCCAAGGGCCGCTACGTCACCAAGGCGACCATGTCGACGACCATGGGCCCGGGCATCCCGATGGACCCGGCCCGCGTGGGCAGCGTCCTGGAGACCGTCCCCGCCGAGTGA